The Gemmatimonadales bacterium sequence GCACCAGGATGCTGTTGGGGATCGGCGCGCTCGTGGCGAAGAACAGGCGCGGCAGGTACTCGATGCCGAACTCGAACAGGAGGTACGAACCGACGAGCAGGGCAACGGCCTGCCAGAAGGGGTGGCGCAGCGCGGCGCGCAGCTCGGCCAGCGACCCGCGGGGGAACCGGACGCGGGCGCCGGGGGTGGGCTCGCTCAGGGGCTCACCTCTGGCTCGACAGGAAGCTCACCACGGCCTCGAGCTGCGCCGCGGTGAGCTGCTGCCCGAAGGTGGCCGGCATGACGCCTGCCATGGCCTCGTAGCCCCGCGTCATGGAGGCGCCGGGGTTCAGGATCGCTTGGCGGATCTGGTCGGGCTGGAGCCGGCCACCCATCCCGTCGAAGGGTGGGCCGACGGCGCCGCCCTCACTGCCGAGCTTGTGGCACCCCAGGCAGGCGTTGCCGGCCAGGATCTCGCGCGGCTCGAGGCTCGCGGTCGCGGCCGCCGGCGCCCCAGCCGGCGGAGCGGACTGGGCCGACTGAACGTCCTCGGCGGTCACGTCGATGGTGCCGCCCTGGCTCTCCAGGAACGCGACGACCGCCCAGATCTGGTCGGCCGGCATGGTGCGGCGCATGTCCTGCATGATGGGCTGGTAGCCTTCGACGACGTGAACGGCCGGCTCGGTCAGCGACTCGTACAGGTAGTCCTTGCAGCTCATCCCGGGCCTGCGGTTTCCACACCGGGCGCCGATCGGTCCCGCGCCCATCTCGTCGGTGAGGAGGTTGGGTGCCCGGGTGCCGAGGCCGTGGCAGGCGGTGCAGCCGCCGGCGCCGTTGAAGATGCGCTCGCCAACGGCGGCCAGCTGCCGGGGGCTGACGTCTCCCGAGAGGTCCACGGCCTGCGGGACCTCCGACTGGATCTGGGGGATGCTGTTGGCGACCAGCGTATAAAGCGCCAGCACGCCGATGACCAGGCCGACGATGGTGAGATTGGTGCGCCACATGGTTGCCTCAGTCTCCCGCGGCGGGAGCGGCGGCCGGCGCGGCGACGGCGCGCGGCGCCGGCGGATGGCTGCCCAGCTCCGAGATCCAGAAGATGAACGACACGAGCGCCAGGAAGATCAGCACGCAGATGCTGATCATGATGGAGGCCTGGCCGAGGGCCGGCGTCGCCGCGTCGGGGCTGTAGTCGCGCATGACCTCGAAGACGTGCCAGTGCTGGCGGATGCCGCTCCGCGCGAAGCCCATCAGCCCCATCAGCCAGGTGAAGGTGATCGCGAGCACGAAGAGCGCGTACTGGGACCGCGCCGGCATCTGTCCCCAGCGGATCTCGCCCAGGGGCTTGGCGCCCTTGAGGAGGAATAGGTCGAGGGTGGTGACCACGACGATCGTGGTGAGCACCGCGAGCACCTGATAGACGCTGAAGCCGATCCGCACGATGGCCGAGACGAAGTAGCCGTAGACGCCGAAGAAGAGCACCACGGCCGCGGCGATCCCGAACATCACCCACTGTGCCAGCATCCCCTGTTTGGCCCAGGCCACTACCGGCTCCTGGTTGGCGCGGCGGTAGAGCAGGAACGAGAGGAAGGTGGTGAGGATCATCAGGTTCACGGCGGTGTTCTTGGCGCTCATCACGCCGAGCACGCCGAGGAACGGGTGGTGGGACCCCCCCATCGCTTCGAGCTCGGCGCGGCTCGCGATCATGGTGTGCGGGGTGGACCAGACAATCACGCCCAGCACCAGGATGATGAGCAGCCACTTGGTGTAGGGCCGGTAGCGCTCGGCGCCCGGGATGCGGTCCATGCCTATCCACAAGTAGTAGTTGCCCGCCAGG is a genomic window containing:
- a CDS encoding c-type cytochrome; translation: MWRTNLTIVGLVIGVLALYTLVANSIPQIQSEVPQAVDLSGDVSPRQLAAVGERIFNGAGGCTACHGLGTRAPNLLTDEMGAGPIGARCGNRRPGMSCKDYLYESLTEPAVHVVEGYQPIMQDMRRTMPADQIWAVVAFLESQGGTIDVTAEDVQSAQSAPPAGAPAAATASLEPREILAGNACLGCHKLGSEGGAVGPPFDGMGGRLQPDQIRQAILNPGASMTRGYEAMAGVMPATFGQQLTAAQLEAVVSFLSSQR